A stretch of the Oscillatoria salina IIICB1 genome encodes the following:
- the chlP gene encoding geranylgeranyl reductase, with product MVLRVAVVGSGPAGSSAAETLVKAGIETYLFERKLDNAKPCGGAIPLCMVSEFDLPPEIIDRRVRKMKMISPSNIEVDINLIKEDEYIGMCRREVLDGFMRDRAAKLGAKLINGTVHQLEIPANNDGPYTLYYADHSDGSKVGVQKTLQVDLVIGADGANSRIAKAIKAGDYNYAIAFQERIRLPENMMAYYEDLAEMYVGNDVSPDFYAWVFPKYDHVAVGTGTMKINQAKIKQLQAGIRDRAAAKLVGGEIIKVEAHPIPEHPRPRRVVGRVALVGDAAGTVTKSSGEGIYFAAKSARMCAETIVETSNNGQRIPDEKDLKLYLKRWDKKYGMTYKVLDILQRVFYRTDATREAFVEMCSDLDVQRLTFDSYLYKTVVPANPLIQMKITAKTIGSLLRGNALAP from the coding sequence TTGGTATTAAGGGTAGCTGTTGTTGGTTCCGGACCTGCGGGTTCTTCTGCCGCAGAAACTTTAGTAAAAGCAGGAATTGAAACTTATTTATTTGAGCGCAAGCTAGATAATGCGAAACCATGTGGTGGGGCGATACCCTTATGTATGGTGAGCGAATTTGACCTTCCTCCGGAGATTATCGATCGCCGAGTGAGAAAAATGAAGATGATCTCGCCTTCTAATATCGAGGTCGATATTAATTTAATCAAAGAAGATGAATATATTGGGATGTGTCGTCGTGAAGTCTTAGATGGCTTTATGCGCGATCGCGCAGCGAAATTAGGGGCAAAATTAATTAATGGTACTGTACATCAGTTAGAGATTCCCGCTAACAATGATGGTCCCTATACCCTTTATTATGCCGATCATTCCGATGGCAGTAAGGTTGGCGTTCAGAAAACCTTACAAGTAGATTTAGTTATCGGTGCAGACGGAGCAAATTCTCGCATCGCTAAAGCCATTAAAGCAGGAGATTACAATTACGCGATCGCTTTCCAAGAGCGTATTCGTCTCCCCGAAAACATGATGGCATATTACGAAGACTTAGCTGAAATGTATGTCGGTAACGACGTTTCCCCCGACTTCTACGCTTGGGTATTCCCCAAATACGACCACGTAGCCGTCGGTACTGGTACGATGAAAATCAACCAAGCGAAAATCAAACAACTGCAAGCCGGAATCCGCGATCGGGCGGCTGCTAAACTGGTTGGTGGAGAAATTATTAAAGTCGAAGCACATCCCATCCCCGAACACCCTCGTCCTCGTCGCGTCGTCGGAAGAGTCGCATTAGTTGGTGACGCTGCGGGAACAGTTACCAAGTCTTCCGGAGAAGGTATTTACTTCGCAGCCAAATCAGCCCGGATGTGCGCGGAAACCATCGTCGAAACCTCAAACAACGGTCAGCGTATCCCCGACGAAAAAGACCTCAAACTCTATCTTAAGCGCTGGGACAAGAAATACGGCATGACCTACAAAGTGCTGGATATTCTCCAACGAGTCTTTTATCGCACCGACGCTACCCGCGAAGCTTTCGTCGAAATGTGTTCCGACTTAGACGTACAACGTCTTACTTTTGACAGCTACCTTTACAAAACCGTCGTCCCGGCTAATCCTTTAATTCAAATGAAAATTACCGCGAAAACTATTGGTAGTTTACTACGCGGCAACGCTTTAGCCCCATAA
- a CDS encoding leucine-rich repeat domain-containing protein: MGQAERERTIKALCKLAGTSNLEEALRILNTHTTLSLSFPRHLSVTCDLSLLESFSNLEYLYISNSKISDLTPLASLYNLKTLSSSENQLSNLTPLQSLSNLKKLSLINNQISNLSSLQSLSQLKELYLHNNQISNLTPLQVISNLKKLSLANNQISGFLSLDYLSKLEELNLYSNQISDLTQLKSLSNLKRFFLTYCQVSDLSSLQSLVNLTYLQLNNNQISDLNPLQSLISLTCLILNNNQISDLSPLQSLSQLKELYLSDNQISDLSPLQSLSQLEYLHLSDNQISDLSPLQSLSQLKELYLSDNQISDLNPLQSLFKLEKLYLYNNKISDLTPLKFLQALEELYIDENPISDLSPLANLPKLEECFIFNTELPRKYWTRLDEWKPEWLLSEKDAEIRRLLIQQIGYEKICSELGATELDTWREYVLLKIDSEIDIEPILLLKMIDPSTNDIYTLRVPPDSKSARDAIRWINHGIDAEEFAIET, translated from the coding sequence ATGGGACAAGCAGAACGAGAACGAACAATTAAAGCTTTATGTAAACTAGCAGGGACTTCTAATCTAGAAGAAGCTTTGCGTATTTTAAATACTCACACTACACTTTCGCTTTCGTTTCCTCGTCATCTCTCTGTGACTTGTGACCTCTCTCTATTAGAATCGTTCTCTAATTTGGAATATTTGTATATTAGTAACAGTAAAATTAGTGACTTAACTCCATTAGCTTCTCTTTATAACTTAAAAACTTTATCTTCAAGTGAAAATCAACTTAGCAATTTAACTCCACTACAATCGCTCTCTAATTTAAAAAAATTATCTTTGATTAATAATCAAATTAGTAACTTAAGTTCACTGCAATCCCTTTCTCAACTGAAAGAGTTGTATTTGCATAATAATCAAATTAGTAATTTAACTCCACTACAAGTAATCTCTAACCTGAAAAAATTATCTTTAGCTAACAATCAAATTAGTGGCTTTCTTTCGCTAGATTATTTATCTAAATTGGAAGAATTAAATTTATATAGCAATCAAATTAGTGACTTGACTCAACTAAAATCGCTATCTAACCTCAAAAGATTTTTTTTAACTTACTGTCAAGTAAGCGACCTAAGTTCACTGCAATCGCTAGTTAACTTGACCTACTTACAACTAAATAACAATCAAATTAGCGACCTAAATCCACTACAATCGCTAATTAGCTTGACCTGTTTAATACTAAACAATAATCAAATTAGTGACTTAAGTCCACTGCAATCCCTTTCTCAATTGAAAGAGTTGTATTTAAGCGATAATCAAATTAGTGACTTAAGTCCACTACAATCCCTTTCTCAACTGGAATACTTGCATTTAAGTGATAATCAAATTAGTGACTTAAGTCCACTACAATCCCTTTCTCAATTGAAAGAGTTGTATTTAAGCGATAATCAAATTAGTGACCTAAATCCGCTACAATCCCTTTTCAAATTGGAAAAATTATATTTATATAACAACAAAATAAGCGATCTTACTCCACTGAAATTTTTACAAGCACTTGAAGAGTTATATATTGACGAAAACCCAATATCTGACCTGAGTCCACTCGCAAATCTACCTAAGCTAGAAGAATGTTTTATCTTTAATACTGAACTTCCTAGAAAATATTGGACTCGTCTTGATGAGTGGAAACCCGAATGGCTTTTATCAGAAAAAGACGCTGAAATCAGACGACTTCTCATTCAACAAATTGGTTATGAAAAAATTTGCTCGGAATTGGGTGCAACCGAACTCGATACTTGGAGAGAATACGTTTTACTAAAAATTGATTCTGAAATCGATATCGAGCCAATTTTACTCTTAAAAATGATTGACCCCAGTACCAATGATATCTACACTTTAAGGGTTCCTCCAGATAGCAAATCAGCCCGTGATGCAATTCGCTGGATTAACCACGGTATCGATGCTGAAGAGTTTGCGATTGAAACTTAA